The following proteins come from a genomic window of Pseudomonas sp. J452:
- a CDS encoding DUF411 domain-containing protein, translated as MRRLLLATALFAAATSQAAETISMDVHRDANCGCCKAWISHLEANGIQVNDHVESDMSAVKSRLGVPPRLASCHTGVIDGKFVEGHVPASDILKLRQRPDLLGAAVPGMPHGSPGMETGVVHAYQVIGLQKDGQEQVLTDYPAQ; from the coding sequence ATGCGCCGCCTGCTGCTCGCCACCGCCCTGTTCGCCGCCGCCACCAGCCAGGCCGCGGAAACCATCAGCATGGATGTCCACCGCGACGCCAACTGCGGCTGCTGCAAGGCCTGGATCAGCCATCTCGAAGCCAACGGCATCCAGGTCAACGACCATGTCGAGAGCGACATGAGCGCGGTCAAGAGCCGCCTCGGCGTGCCACCGCGCCTGGCCTCGTGCCACACCGGGGTGATCGACGGCAAGTTCGTCGAAGGCCACGTGCCGGCCAGCGACATCCTCAAGCTGCGCCAGCGCCCCGACCTGCTTGGCGCCGCCGTACCGGGCATGCCGCATGGCTCACCGGGCATGGAAACCGGCGTGGTACACGCCTACCAGGTGATCGGCCTGCAGAAAGATGGCCAGGAGCAAGTGCTGACCGACTACCCCGCCCAGTAA
- a CDS encoding DUF2788 domain-containing protein — protein METEQFEALMMYVLVGGLMVFMAFIIWDLAKKSKAGRLGTAILFLGLGLCLFAFLAKPIITYLIEAARGIHG, from the coding sequence ATGGAAACCGAACAGTTCGAAGCCCTGATGATGTACGTACTGGTGGGCGGGCTGATGGTGTTCATGGCCTTCATCATCTGGGACCTGGCGAAGAAGTCCAAAGCCGGCCGCCTGGGCACCGCGATCCTGTTCCTCGGCCTGGGCCTGTGCCTGTTCGCCTTCCTGGCCAAGCCGATCATCACCTACCTCATCGAAGCCGCGCGCGGCATTCACGGCTGA
- a CDS encoding DUF3703 domain-containing protein: MRNALHEAMLLAFAESRRALQAGDLPAAFISLERAHILSQRRPLWHAQSHWLMLRAGWLAGDWREVLGQLPRIFAALLFSRIWVPLGNNGRARVSAFKPMPVSEELRRLLE, from the coding sequence ATGCGTAACGCACTGCATGAGGCCATGCTGCTGGCCTTTGCCGAATCCCGCCGCGCCCTGCAGGCGGGCGACCTGCCGGCTGCCTTCATCAGCCTGGAGCGCGCGCATATCCTCAGTCAGCGCCGGCCACTGTGGCATGCGCAGTCGCACTGGCTGATGTTGCGTGCCGGCTGGCTGGCAGGTGACTGGCGCGAAGTGCTGGGGCAGCTGCCACGCATCTTCGCCGCGCTACTGTTCTCGCGGATCTGGGTGCCGCTGGGCAATAACGGGCGGGCGCGGGTCAGTGCATTCAAGCCGATGCCGGTGTCGGAAGAGCTGCGCCGGCTACTGGAGTAG
- a CDS encoding DUF4345 domain-containing protein, producing MLSARIFLAVQALILAGFGLAYLIKPHELANLSGMLLMAPAAITDVRAYYGGLQLGLAAYLLLALARLDLLRPALSLLVLLYATLALTRMAGLWLDGGAQQTFNLYAMLFEIVSAGLAFWCLRGQR from the coding sequence ATGCTGTCCGCCCGTATTTTTCTGGCCGTGCAGGCCCTGATCCTCGCCGGCTTCGGCCTGGCCTACCTGATCAAACCGCACGAGCTGGCCAACCTCAGCGGCATGCTGCTGATGGCGCCAGCGGCGATCACCGATGTGCGTGCCTACTACGGTGGCCTGCAGCTGGGCCTGGCGGCCTACCTGCTGCTGGCGCTGGCCCGCCTCGACCTGCTGCGTCCGGCGCTGAGCCTGCTGGTGCTGCTCTATGCCACTCTGGCGCTGACGCGTATGGCTGGTCTGTGGCTGGACGGCGGCGCGCAACAGACCTTCAACCTCTACGCCATGCTGTTCGAGATCGTTTCGGCCGGGCTGGCGTTCTGGTGTTTGCGGGGGCAGCGGTAG
- a CDS encoding TauD/TfdA family dioxygenase, translating to MSEFIYCLPSHNRAASYQHMRVTPSTGAIGADVEDLDLTRLSDAGFAELRQALLAHKVIFIRDQALSVSDLERVTQQLGEFGREPYVTCMDDHPHVVHVVKEASEKTPFVFGGAWHTDWTFQERPPAFTLLYGHDIPPFGGDTCYANLALAYEWLSPGMKKLLENLDAVHSPEMAYGVNAKHNALLENMAIRYGSDTSAETRSHPLVTRHPETGQQVLFINPAYTTGIKGLRAEEARPLLDYLFQLATTEAFTCRMRWRQGTLAIWDNRSTWHMPVADYHGMRREMFRTTVVGEVPSR from the coding sequence ATGAGCGAGTTCATCTACTGCCTGCCCAGCCATAACCGTGCCGCCAGCTACCAGCACATGCGCGTCACCCCGAGCACCGGGGCCATCGGCGCAGACGTCGAGGACCTCGATCTGACCCGCCTGAGCGACGCGGGCTTTGCCGAGCTGCGCCAGGCCCTGCTGGCGCACAAAGTCATCTTCATCCGCGACCAGGCTCTGAGCGTCAGCGACCTGGAGCGGGTTACCCAGCAGCTCGGCGAATTCGGCCGCGAGCCCTATGTGACCTGCATGGACGACCACCCCCATGTGGTGCATGTGGTCAAGGAGGCCAGCGAGAAGACGCCTTTCGTGTTTGGCGGCGCCTGGCACACCGACTGGACCTTCCAGGAGCGTCCGCCGGCATTCACCTTGCTCTATGGCCATGACATCCCGCCCTTCGGCGGCGATACCTGCTACGCCAACCTGGCGCTGGCCTATGAATGGCTGTCACCGGGGATGAAAAAGCTGCTGGAAAACCTCGACGCGGTGCACAGCCCGGAAATGGCCTATGGGGTCAACGCCAAGCACAACGCCCTGCTGGAAAACATGGCGATCCGCTACGGCAGCGACACCTCGGCGGAAACGCGCAGCCACCCGTTGGTGACCCGCCATCCGGAAACCGGGCAGCAGGTGCTGTTCATCAACCCGGCCTACACCACCGGCATCAAGGGCCTGCGCGCAGAAGAGGCGCGGCCGCTGCTGGATTACCTGTTCCAGCTGGCCACCACGGAGGCCTTCACCTGCCGCATGCGCTGGCGCCAGGGCACCCTGGCGATCTGGGACAACCGCAGCACCTGGCATATGCCGGTGGCCGACTACCACGGCATGCGCCGCGAAATGTTCCGCACCACCGTGGTCGGCGAGGTACCGAGCCGATGA
- a CDS encoding NCS2 family permease, with product MLEKLFQLKAHNTTVRTEILAGLTTFLTMAYILFVNPEILGKTGMDTGAVFVATCLAAAIGSAAMGLIANYPIALAPGMGLNAFFTYTVVLQMGYSWQVALGAVFISATLFFLLSIFRIREWIVNSIPLPLRSAIAAGIGLFLALIALKEAGLVIANPGTLVGLGDLHAPGPLLAIFGFFLIVALEARRVTGAVMIGILVVTAIAVALGVSKFGGIVSMPPSIMPTLMQLDIMGALDVGMISVIFAFLFVDLFDNTGTLIGVAKRAGLMSKDGHLPKMGRALIADSTAAMGGSLLGTSTTTSYIESASGVAAGGRTGLTACVVAVLFLLALFFAPLAGTVPPFATAPALLFIAVLMTSGLAEIDWDDITVAAPVVITALAMPLTFSIANGIAFGFISWVVIKALAGRFKELNPALVVLAAIFVIKFGFTASA from the coding sequence ATGCTGGAAAAGCTGTTCCAACTCAAGGCACACAACACCACGGTGCGTACCGAGATCCTGGCGGGTCTGACCACCTTCCTGACCATGGCCTACATCCTCTTCGTCAACCCGGAAATCCTCGGCAAGACGGGCATGGATACCGGCGCCGTATTCGTCGCCACCTGCCTGGCCGCGGCCATCGGCTCGGCAGCAATGGGCCTGATCGCCAACTACCCGATCGCCCTGGCTCCCGGCATGGGCCTCAACGCCTTCTTCACCTATACAGTAGTCCTGCAGATGGGCTACAGCTGGCAAGTGGCGCTGGGCGCGGTATTTATTTCCGCCACGCTGTTCTTCCTGCTGTCGATCTTCCGCATCCGCGAGTGGATCGTGAACAGCATCCCGCTGCCGCTGCGCTCGGCCATCGCCGCCGGCATCGGCCTGTTCCTCGCGCTGATCGCGCTGAAGGAAGCCGGTCTGGTGATTGCCAATCCGGGCACCCTGGTCGGCCTCGGTGACCTGCATGCCCCCGGCCCGCTGCTGGCGATCTTCGGCTTCTTCCTGATCGTCGCCCTGGAAGCCCGGCGGGTGACCGGCGCGGTGATGATCGGCATCCTGGTCGTCACCGCCATTGCCGTCGCCCTGGGTGTGAGCAAGTTCGGCGGCATCGTCTCGATGCCCCCGTCGATCATGCCCACCCTCATGCAGCTCGACATCATGGGCGCACTGGACGTGGGCATGATCAGCGTGATCTTCGCCTTCCTGTTCGTCGACCTGTTCGACAACACCGGCACCCTGATCGGCGTGGCCAAACGCGCCGGGCTGATGAGCAAGGACGGCCACCTGCCGAAGATGGGCCGCGCCCTGATCGCCGACAGCACCGCGGCCATGGGTGGCTCGCTGCTGGGCACCAGCACTACCACCAGCTACATCGAGTCCGCCTCGGGCGTCGCCGCCGGCGGGCGCACCGGCCTGACCGCCTGCGTGGTCGCCGTGCTGTTTCTCCTGGCACTGTTCTTCGCCCCGCTGGCCGGCACCGTACCGCCGTTTGCCACTGCCCCGGCCCTGCTCTTCATCGCGGTACTGATGACCTCCGGCCTGGCCGAGATCGACTGGGACGACATCACCGTCGCCGCCCCCGTGGTGATCACCGCCCTGGCCATGCCGCTGACCTTCTCCATCGCCAACGGCATCGCCTTCGGCTTCATCAGCTGGGTGGTGATCAAGGCCCTGGCCGGGCGCTTCAAGGAGCTCAACCCGGCCCTGGTGGTCCTCGCCGCGATCTTCGTCATCAAATTCGGATTTACCGCCAGCGCATGA
- a CDS encoding MerR family DNA-binding protein: protein MSKPLTIGVLSRESGVNLETVRFYERSGLLPPPQRSAAGYRHYQDMDVRRLRFIRRGRELGFSLEEIRSLLDLAAHPESPCASADQMVREHLDTIAARIRDLQSMQAELNKITGCQSGHAEHCRLLEALDSRDCCA from the coding sequence ATGAGCAAACCCCTCACCATCGGCGTGCTCAGCCGCGAGAGCGGCGTCAACCTGGAGACCGTCCGCTTCTACGAACGCTCCGGCCTCCTCCCGCCACCCCAGCGCAGCGCCGCCGGCTATCGCCACTATCAGGACATGGACGTGCGCCGCCTGCGCTTTATCCGCCGCGGCCGCGAACTGGGCTTCAGCCTGGAGGAAATCCGCAGCCTGCTGGATCTCGCTGCCCATCCCGAAAGCCCCTGCGCCAGCGCCGACCAGATGGTGCGCGAACACCTGGATACCATCGCGGCGCGCATCCGCGACCTGCAGAGCATGCAGGCCGAGCTGAACAAGATCACCGGCTGCCAGAGCGGCCACGCCGAACACTGCCGCCTGCTGGAAGCCCTGGATAGCCGCGACTGCTGCGCCTGA
- a CDS encoding 2-keto-4-pentenoate hydratase, translating to MNMHTTTIDVRLLAAASSLANARATRQAGPRVSMCFALASLEEAYQVQAAGVQYALREGRSLAGAKAGLTSAALRAALKVEEPLYGRLFSDMACRSGEVIARQRLLQPKVEVELALLLRRDLPAGEVSQGQLLACIAGVVPALEINDSAIADWQLTLLDAVADNLSSGLYVLGDRLTPLAQLDGLNLLASLHKNGQPVLVDGTIVLDDILTTALWLARQCARLEQPLRAGDVLLTGAQAPILDIVRGDQVRFQVAGLGEVTCSFS from the coding sequence ATGAACATGCACACGACCACCATCGATGTGCGCCTGCTGGCAGCAGCCAGCAGCCTGGCCAACGCCCGTGCCACGCGCCAGGCAGGGCCGCGGGTCAGCATGTGTTTTGCCTTGGCCAGCCTGGAAGAGGCTTATCAGGTGCAGGCCGCGGGTGTGCAGTACGCGCTGCGGGAGGGGCGTAGCCTGGCCGGGGCCAAGGCCGGGCTGACTTCGGCGGCGTTGCGGGCGGCGCTCAAGGTCGAAGAGCCGCTGTACGGTCGGTTGTTCAGCGATATGGCCTGTCGCTCGGGAGAAGTCATTGCCAGGCAGCGCCTGTTGCAACCGAAAGTTGAAGTCGAACTGGCGCTGCTGCTGCGCCGTGATCTGCCGGCTGGCGAGGTCAGCCAGGGGCAACTGCTGGCTTGTATCGCCGGGGTGGTGCCGGCGCTGGAAATCAACGATTCGGCGATCGCCGACTGGCAGCTGACCCTGCTCGATGCGGTGGCCGACAACCTGTCGTCCGGGCTCTATGTGCTGGGCGATCGGCTGACGCCATTGGCGCAACTGGATGGGCTGAATCTGCTCGCCAGTCTGCATAAGAATGGCCAGCCAGTGCTGGTCGACGGCACCATTGTGCTGGACGATATCCTAACCACCGCGCTGTGGTTGGCTCGCCAGTGTGCCCGGCTTGAACAGCCGCTGCGCGCCGGCGATGTACTGCTGACCGGGGCTCAGGCGCCTATTCTCGATATTGTTCGTGGCGACCAGGTGCGATTCCAGGTGGCAGGGCTTGGCGAGGTAACGTGCTCGTTCAGTTAA
- a CDS encoding MAPEG family protein, with the protein MPVPLTPSAIALLGLAAWSLLLVLLLINQRGLLVLSGRMRVNAFAPDGSNTPSEFGQRLVRAHANCVENLPLLAAVLLYAIASGQTALTDPLACVLLGARLFQSVMHLISTSALFVWLRFAGFLVQLLILAWWLLSLSGLL; encoded by the coding sequence ATGCCTGTTCCCCTAACCCCCAGCGCGATTGCCCTGCTTGGCCTGGCGGCCTGGTCTCTGTTGCTGGTCTTGCTGCTGATCAACCAACGCGGCCTGCTGGTGCTGAGCGGCAGGATGCGGGTCAACGCCTTCGCCCCGGACGGCAGCAACACGCCCAGTGAATTCGGCCAACGCCTGGTGCGCGCCCATGCCAACTGCGTGGAAAACCTGCCATTGCTGGCGGCCGTGCTGCTCTATGCCATCGCCAGCGGGCAAACCGCGCTGACCGACCCGCTGGCCTGCGTGTTGCTCGGCGCACGGCTGTTCCAGTCGGTAATGCACCTGATCAGCACCAGCGCGTTGTTCGTCTGGCTGCGCTTCGCCGGCTTCCTGGTGCAACTGCTGATCTTGGCCTGGTGGCTGCTCAGTTTGAGTGGCCTGCTCTGA
- the trmA gene encoding tRNA (uridine(54)-C5)-methyltransferase TrmA, with product MSQNRNQAAYAAQLNDKVARLRELLAPFAAPEPQVFASPGEHYRLRAEFRLWREQEERHYAMFAAGDKHTPILIDDFPIASLRINELMPQLKAAWQASRALSFKLFQVEFLTTLAGDALITLCYHRPLDAAWQAEAEQLAASLGVSLVGRSRGQRLVIGRDYVQEEMTVAGRTFRYRQPEGAFTQPNGLVCQQMLQWAHDALGERQDDLLELYCGNGNFTLPLSTRVRKVLATEISKSSVNAALANLADNGIDNIELVRLSAEELTQALNEVRPFRRLAGIDLKSYDFGAVFVDPPRAGMDPDTCELTRRFDNILYISCNPETLAANIAQLNDTHRIERCALFDQFPWTHHMESGVLLQRR from the coding sequence ATGAGCCAGAATCGAAACCAGGCGGCCTACGCCGCCCAACTGAATGACAAGGTAGCGCGCCTGCGCGAGCTGCTGGCGCCCTTCGCCGCCCCCGAGCCGCAAGTGTTTGCCTCGCCGGGCGAGCACTACCGCCTGCGCGCCGAGTTCCGCCTATGGCGCGAGCAGGAAGAGCGTCACTACGCGATGTTCGCCGCCGGCGACAAGCACACGCCGATCCTGATCGACGACTTCCCCATCGCCAGCCTGCGCATCAACGAGCTGATGCCCCAGCTGAAAGCAGCCTGGCAGGCCAGCCGGGCGCTGTCGTTCAAGCTGTTCCAGGTCGAGTTCCTCACCACCCTGGCCGGCGATGCGCTGATCACCCTGTGCTACCACCGCCCGCTGGACGCCGCCTGGCAGGCCGAGGCCGAACAACTGGCAGCCAGCCTCGGCGTCAGCCTGGTCGGCCGCTCGCGTGGTCAGCGCCTGGTGATCGGTCGCGATTACGTGCAGGAAGAAATGACCGTGGCCGGGCGCACCTTCCGCTACCGCCAGCCGGAAGGCGCCTTCACCCAGCCCAACGGCCTGGTCTGCCAGCAGATGCTGCAGTGGGCCCATGACGCCCTCGGCGAGCGCCAGGATGATCTGCTCGAGCTGTACTGCGGCAACGGCAACTTCACCCTGCCGCTGTCGACCCGGGTACGCAAAGTGCTGGCCACCGAGATCAGCAAGAGTTCGGTCAACGCCGCGCTGGCCAACCTGGCCGACAACGGCATCGACAATATCGAGCTGGTGCGCCTGTCTGCAGAAGAGCTGACCCAGGCCCTCAACGAGGTACGGCCGTTCCGCCGCCTGGCCGGCATCGACCTGAAGTCCTATGACTTCGGCGCGGTGTTCGTCGACCCGCCGCGCGCCGGCATGGACCCGGACACCTGCGAGCTGACCCGGCGCTTCGACAACATCCTGTACATCTCCTGCAACCCGGAGACCCTGGCCGCCAACATCGCCCAGCTCAACGATACCCACCGCATCGAGCGCTGCGCCCTGTTCGACCAGTTCCCCTGGACCCACCACATGGAAAGCGGCGTGCTGCTGCAGCGCCGCTAA
- a CDS encoding MFS transporter, which yields MSELLLRRHKPFMAFWLARVFTASGFQMLTVAIGWHLYQLTGSVLDLGLVGLAEFLPRLLFMLHAGHVADRFERRKIAAACQAVQALVAVALLLGSGTDSISRELIFALAFLLGLARTFEMPATQALLPNVVPVELFPRAVAASASAMQAATIIAPALGGLLYAFGAQWVYGPTVLLYVLACSLMLGLSATGQVLRKEPATLDTLLAGIRFIRSKPDVLGSISLDLFAVLLGGATALLPVFAKDILLTGPWGLGLLRSAPAVGALLMSLWLARFPIERRTGPIMFSSVAVFGVATIAFGLSTSFWFSMAVLVILGAADMISMVIRGALVQLDTPDAMRGRVSAVNGLFIGASNQLGEFESGVTAHWFGTVPAVLLGGVGTLLVTGTWIKLFPTLARRDHLHQTPPG from the coding sequence ATGTCCGAACTCCTGCTGCGCCGGCACAAGCCGTTCATGGCCTTCTGGCTGGCCCGCGTATTCACCGCCAGCGGCTTCCAGATGCTCACCGTGGCCATCGGCTGGCACCTCTACCAGCTGACCGGCAGCGTGCTCGACCTGGGCCTGGTCGGCCTCGCCGAATTCCTCCCGCGCCTGCTATTCATGCTGCATGCCGGGCATGTCGCCGACCGCTTCGAGCGACGCAAGATCGCCGCCGCCTGCCAGGCCGTTCAGGCCCTGGTAGCCGTGGCGCTGTTGCTGGGGAGCGGCACCGACAGCATCAGCCGTGAGCTGATCTTCGCCCTGGCCTTCCTCCTCGGCCTGGCGCGCACCTTCGAGATGCCGGCGACCCAGGCGCTGTTGCCCAACGTGGTGCCGGTCGAGCTGTTCCCCCGGGCCGTAGCCGCCTCGGCCTCGGCCATGCAGGCGGCGACCATCATTGCCCCGGCCCTCGGCGGCCTGCTCTACGCCTTCGGCGCGCAGTGGGTGTATGGCCCGACCGTGCTGCTCTACGTGCTGGCCTGCAGCCTGATGCTCGGCCTCAGCGCCACGGGCCAGGTGCTGCGCAAGGAGCCGGCGACCCTGGATACTCTGCTGGCCGGCATCCGCTTTATCCGCAGCAAGCCGGACGTGCTCGGCTCGATCTCCCTCGATCTGTTCGCCGTGCTGCTCGGCGGCGCCACCGCGCTGCTGCCGGTGTTCGCCAAGGACATCCTGCTCACCGGCCCTTGGGGTCTCGGTCTGCTGCGCTCGGCGCCGGCGGTCGGCGCGCTGCTGATGTCGCTGTGGCTGGCGCGCTTCCCGATCGAGCGGCGCACCGGGCCGATCATGTTCAGCTCGGTAGCGGTGTTCGGCGTGGCGACCATCGCCTTCGGCCTGTCCACCTCGTTCTGGTTCAGCATGGCGGTGCTGGTGATATTGGGCGCGGCGGACATGATCAGCATGGTCATTCGCGGCGCACTGGTGCAGCTGGACACCCCGGACGCCATGCGCGGCCGGGTCAGCGCGGTCAACGGCCTGTTCATCGGCGCCTCGAACCAGCTCGGCGAGTTCGAGTCCGGCGTCACCGCACACTGGTTCGGCACGGTGCCGGCGGTGCTGCTCGGCGGGGTCGGTACCCTGCTGGTGACCGGCACCTGGATCAAGCTGTTCCCGACCCTGGCGCGGCGCGATCACCTGCATCAGACGCCGCCGGGCTGA
- a CDS encoding DJ-1 family glyoxalase III, with product MTTRALIAVADGVEDIETVTLIDVLRRAEVEVVVASIENRRMFTCARGSRMTADAMLIDVLAQDFDLIALPGGMPGAQHLADHAPLAEKVQAQAKAGKLFAAICAAPALALQGYGVLKQRQMTCYPAFSDRLSGCTFVDQPVVVDGNCITSQGPGTALEFALTLVEQLAGKATRKAVAEAMLVP from the coding sequence ATGACAACCCGCGCCCTGATCGCCGTCGCCGACGGTGTCGAAGACATTGAAACCGTGACCCTGATCGACGTGCTGCGCCGCGCCGAAGTCGAAGTGGTGGTGGCCAGCATCGAGAACCGGCGCATGTTCACCTGCGCCCGCGGCTCGCGGATGACCGCCGACGCCATGCTGATCGACGTGCTGGCCCAGGACTTCGACCTGATCGCCCTGCCTGGCGGCATGCCCGGCGCCCAGCACCTGGCCGACCACGCGCCGCTGGCCGAGAAGGTCCAAGCCCAGGCCAAGGCCGGCAAGCTGTTCGCCGCCATCTGCGCCGCCCCCGCCCTGGCTTTGCAGGGCTACGGCGTGCTCAAGCAGCGGCAGATGACCTGCTACCCGGCATTCAGCGACCGCCTGTCGGGCTGCACCTTCGTCGACCAACCGGTAGTGGTTGACGGCAACTGCATCACCAGCCAGGGCCCGGGCACGGCGCTGGAATTCGCCCTGACCCTGGTCGAGCAACTGGCCGGCAAGGCTACGCGCAAGGCGGTGGCCGAGGCGATGCTGGTGCCCTGA
- a CDS encoding cation transporter produces MGAHCCNHDQEISRSRRYRKILWLALVVNFVMFAVEIGAGLRAGSVSLLADSLDFLGDAGNYAISLWVLGLGVVLRARAAQFKALSMLLFGLGVLAAAVWQLLQGEVPNAPTMGVVGSLALLANLGVAALLYAYREGDSNMRSVWLCTRNDALGNLAVLLAALGVFGTGSAWPDLLVAVIMASLAISAAIQVLRQARGELAEAAEHA; encoded by the coding sequence ATGGGTGCTCATTGCTGCAATCACGACCAGGAAATCAGCCGCTCGCGGCGCTACCGCAAGATCCTGTGGCTGGCGCTGGTGGTCAACTTCGTCATGTTCGCCGTAGAGATCGGCGCCGGCCTGCGCGCCGGTTCGGTGTCGCTGCTGGCTGATTCGCTGGACTTCCTCGGCGACGCCGGCAACTACGCCATCAGCCTGTGGGTGCTCGGTCTCGGTGTGGTGCTGCGCGCCCGCGCCGCACAGTTCAAAGCGTTGAGCATGCTGCTGTTCGGCCTGGGGGTCTTGGCTGCGGCAGTCTGGCAACTGCTGCAGGGCGAGGTGCCGAATGCGCCGACCATGGGCGTGGTCGGTAGCCTGGCGCTGCTGGCCAATCTCGGGGTGGCCGCTCTGCTGTACGCCTACCGCGAGGGGGACAGCAACATGCGCAGCGTCTGGCTGTGCACCCGTAACGATGCCCTGGGCAACCTGGCCGTGCTACTCGCCGCCCTCGGTGTGTTCGGTACCGGGAGTGCCTGGCCGGATCTGCTGGTGGCGGTGATCATGGCCAGCCTGGCGATTTCCGCGGCGATCCAGGTATTGCGCCAGGCGCGCGGCGAGTTGGCGGAGGCGGCCGAGCATGCGTAA
- a CDS encoding AraC family transcriptional regulator codes for MDWRQNRPLTGVRYLLETAQAEGVEAATCLIGSAIADAALQQRNAQIEAWQELAVIRNVIEHAGRPGLGFVAGQRYHLTSLGLLGFTMLASRTLGEAFATFSRFQLLALTLCPARIEADRQGTWLLFDASVLPQDARAFVIERGLAACLGVAAELLQRPAAPLAVEMTSGAPADLSALQRDFPYPVRFDATRNGILFSHADLQFSLPQAHISAHSEGEQLCERLCLEISHSLVKAPTARLVQQVLIRDSASLLSGRAVAQRLGLSERTLHRRLASEGHAFQQLNEQIKQRLAERLLSDSRLDLNSIAQRLGYAEAASFSRAFSRWTGRAPGQWKRRGQSSAAVASAETGG; via the coding sequence ATGGATTGGCGTCAGAACCGCCCGCTGACGGGCGTGCGCTACCTGCTGGAAACCGCCCAGGCGGAAGGCGTGGAAGCCGCCACCTGCCTGATCGGTAGCGCCATCGCCGATGCTGCGCTGCAGCAGCGCAATGCACAGATCGAGGCCTGGCAGGAGCTGGCGGTGATCCGCAATGTGATCGAGCATGCCGGCCGCCCGGGCCTGGGCTTCGTCGCCGGGCAGCGCTACCACCTCACCTCGCTGGGCCTGCTGGGTTTCACCATGCTCGCCAGCCGCACCCTCGGCGAGGCGTTTGCCACCTTCAGCCGCTTCCAGTTGCTGGCCCTGACCCTGTGCCCGGCACGGATCGAGGCGGATCGCCAGGGCACCTGGCTGCTGTTCGACGCCAGCGTGCTGCCCCAGGATGCCCGCGCCTTCGTGATCGAACGCGGCCTGGCCGCCTGCCTGGGCGTGGCCGCCGAGTTGCTGCAACGACCAGCCGCGCCCCTGGCGGTGGAGATGACCAGCGGCGCCCCGGCCGACCTGAGCGCCCTGCAACGCGACTTCCCCTACCCGGTGCGCTTCGACGCCACGCGCAACGGCATCCTGTTTTCCCACGCCGACCTGCAATTCAGCCTGCCGCAGGCGCATATCAGCGCCCACAGCGAGGGCGAGCAGCTGTGCGAGCGCCTGTGCCTGGAAATTTCCCACAGCCTGGTCAAGGCGCCCACCGCGCGCCTGGTGCAGCAGGTGCTGATCCGCGACTCGGCCAGCCTGCTCAGCGGCCGCGCGGTGGCGCAGCGCCTGGGCCTGTCCGAACGCACCCTGCACCGCCGCCTGGCCAGCGAAGGCCACGCCTTCCAGCAGCTCAACGAGCAGATCAAGCAGCGCCTGGCCGAGCGCCTGCTCAGCGACTCGCGCCTGGATCTCAACAGCATCGCCCAGCGTCTGGGCTACGCCGAGGCGGCCAGCTTCTCCCGCGCCTTCAGCCGCTGGACCGGTCGCGCGCCCGGCCAATGGAAGCGCCGGGGCCAGTCATCCGCGGCGGTGGCATCGGCAGAAACTGGCGGTTAG
- a CDS encoding Lrp/AsnC family transcriptional regulator, whose amino-acid sequence MNKLDRYDLRILAELQRDARISNQELAERIGLSPSPCSRRVKQLEDDGYITRQVALLDRKKLGLSLTAFVLIGMDRHTPERFEHFQAVIRQCPEVLECSLVTGMDADYQLKVVVPDMDHYQKFLLGQLTRIEGVTSVRSSFVLDSVLASTELPLNHLRE is encoded by the coding sequence ATGAACAAGCTCGACCGCTACGACCTGCGCATCCTCGCCGAACTGCAGCGCGACGCGCGCATCTCCAATCAGGAACTGGCCGAGCGCATCGGCCTGTCGCCTTCGCCCTGTTCGCGACGGGTCAAGCAACTGGAGGACGATGGCTATATCACCCGTCAGGTGGCCCTGCTGGATCGCAAAAAACTCGGCCTGAGCCTGACCGCCTTTGTCCTGATCGGCATGGACCGGCACACCCCGGAGCGCTTCGAGCACTTCCAGGCGGTGATCCGCCAGTGTCCGGAAGTGCTGGAGTGCAGCCTGGTCACCGGGATGGACGCCGACTACCAGCTCAAGGTGGTGGTGCCGGACATGGACCACTACCAGAAATTCCTCCTCGGCCAGCTGACCCGCATCGAAGGCGTGACCAGCGTACGCTCCAGCTTCGTGCTCGACTCGGTACTGGCCAGCACCGAGCTGCCGCTCAACCATCTGCGCGAGTGA